Proteins encoded together in one Marispirochaeta sp. window:
- the gdhA gene encoding NADP-specific glutamate dehydrogenase, producing the protein MANAYIQDVLGQVKARNSHEPEFLQAVEEVLETLEPVINEMPELQENAILERMVEPERVIMFRIPWVNDAGKVCVNRGYRVQFNSALGPYKGGMRFHPSVNLSILKFLGFEQVLKNCLTTLPMGGGKGGSDFDPHGKSDGEVMRFCQSLMSELYRHIGTSTDVPAGDIGVGAREIGFMYGQYKRLANESSGILTGKGLSYGGSLIRPEATGYGAVYFAENMLATRDEDFKGKVCAVSGSGNVAQYCTEKLNELGAKVVTLSDSNGFIYDADGIDTEKLAYVMELKNVKRGRISEYVQKYPKAVYTADQRPWSVKADCAFPCATQNEVSGKEAQTLVDNGCRLVSEGANMPSTPEAIEVFVNNKVMYAPGKAANAGGVAVSGLEMTQNAMRLSWSRDEVDARLKEIMKNIHDNSWNAARQFGSEGNYVMGANIAAFLKVANAMIAHGVV; encoded by the coding sequence ATGGCAAATGCGTATATTCAGGATGTCCTGGGCCAGGTTAAGGCCAGAAACAGCCACGAACCTGAATTTTTACAAGCTGTCGAAGAGGTTCTGGAGACCCTTGAACCGGTTATCAATGAAATGCCGGAGCTGCAGGAAAACGCAATTCTGGAGCGGATGGTAGAACCGGAGCGGGTTATTATGTTCCGCATCCCCTGGGTAAACGATGCCGGCAAGGTTTGCGTAAACCGGGGCTACCGCGTTCAGTTCAACAGCGCCCTGGGTCCCTATAAGGGAGGAATGCGTTTTCACCCTTCGGTAAACCTCTCCATTCTGAAATTTCTCGGATTCGAACAGGTACTGAAGAACTGTCTAACAACCCTTCCCATGGGGGGCGGAAAAGGCGGGTCCGATTTTGATCCCCACGGCAAATCCGACGGCGAGGTAATGCGCTTTTGCCAGAGCCTGATGAGCGAGCTTTACCGTCACATCGGGACTTCTACGGATGTTCCCGCCGGAGACATCGGCGTAGGCGCCCGGGAGATCGGTTTTATGTACGGACAGTACAAGAGACTCGCCAACGAGTCTTCGGGAATCCTGACCGGAAAGGGCCTCTCCTACGGCGGTTCTCTGATACGTCCTGAGGCAACCGGTTACGGCGCGGTATACTTCGCGGAAAACATGCTGGCCACTCGGGATGAGGATTTTAAAGGCAAGGTCTGCGCAGTGTCCGGTTCCGGAAATGTTGCCCAGTACTGCACCGAAAAGCTGAACGAACTGGGGGCAAAGGTTGTAACCCTCTCTGACTCCAACGGTTTTATTTACGATGCCGACGGTATCGATACCGAAAAGCTGGCTTACGTCATGGAGCTCAAGAACGTCAAACGCGGCCGCATCAGTGAATACGTACAGAAGTACCCCAAGGCTGTTTACACGGCGGATCAGCGCCCCTGGAGCGTCAAGGCCGACTGCGCCTTTCCATGTGCAACCCAGAACGAGGTCTCCGGCAAAGAAGCCCAGACCCTGGTGGATAACGGCTGCCGCCTTGTCTCCGAAGGCGCCAATATGCCTTCCACCCCCGAAGCTATCGAGGTTTTTGTTAACAACAAGGTAATGTACGCTCCCGGAAAAGCCGCCAACGCCGGCGGTGTTGCGGTTTCCGGTCTCGAGATGACCCAGAACGCCATGCGCCTCAGCTGGTCACGGGACGAGGTAGACGCCAGGCTGAAGGAGATCATGAAGAACATCCACGACAACTCCTGGAACGCTGCAAGGCAGTTCGGCAGCGAAGGGAACTACGTAATGGGTGCCAACATCGCCGCCTTCCTGAAGGTAGCCAACGCCATGATCGCCCATGGGGTCGTGTAA
- a CDS encoding NrpR regulatory domain-containing protein, with protein MKDQIERKRLAILHVLIENKRPVSSKEIAGALAEQGYTITERTVRFHLQAMDDEGLTHYIGKKGRVLTDLGREELSRARAHEKVGFLSSRISQMTYSMNFDYHSCSGKVVVNVSYISREYALRSAELMSRVFKAGYAMGTKLCLFDEGDEPGELKIPRGHIGIGTICSISLNGILLREGIPVTSLFGGLLELRSHRASRFVEIINYDGTTIDPLEIFIKSGMTDYLGATSYGNGLIGASFRELPAEAREKTMEIDAALDDIGMRGFYMVGQPGQTLLDIPVSYGSVGAVIIGGLNPVAILEESGIPVQSKALSSLVDYDALFDYRELPERMKKTVKE; from the coding sequence ATGAAGGATCAGATTGAACGCAAACGCCTTGCCATACTGCATGTCCTTATCGAGAACAAGCGCCCTGTCTCCAGCAAAGAGATTGCCGGCGCCCTCGCGGAACAGGGATACACTATAACCGAGCGGACGGTCCGCTTCCATCTGCAGGCCATGGACGACGAGGGGCTGACTCATTATATAGGCAAGAAAGGCCGGGTCCTTACGGACCTCGGCAGGGAAGAGCTCTCCAGGGCCAGGGCTCACGAAAAGGTGGGGTTTCTCTCCTCCAGGATTTCCCAGATGACCTACTCCATGAATTTTGACTATCACAGCTGCAGCGGCAAGGTGGTAGTCAATGTCAGCTATATTTCCCGGGAGTACGCCCTCCGCAGTGCTGAACTCATGAGCAGGGTCTTCAAGGCGGGCTACGCCATGGGCACAAAGCTCTGTCTTTTCGATGAAGGAGACGAACCGGGAGAATTGAAAATCCCCCGGGGGCATATCGGCATAGGAACAATCTGCTCCATAAGCCTGAACGGCATACTCCTGCGGGAAGGAATTCCGGTGACGTCTCTCTTCGGCGGACTGCTTGAGCTCCGCAGTCATCGGGCAAGCCGTTTTGTGGAGATAATCAACTACGACGGGACCACCATTGATCCCCTGGAGATCTTTATAAAAAGCGGAATGACCGATTATCTGGGTGCAACCTCGTACGGCAACGGCCTTATTGGGGCCAGCTTTCGGGAGCTCCCGGCGGAAGCGAGGGAAAAGACCATGGAGATTGATGCTGCCCTGGATGATATTGGAATGCGGGGCTTTTACATGGTGGGTCAGCCGGGACAGACCCTGCTGGATATCCCCGTCAGCTATGGAAGTGTGGGAGCGGTCATCATCGGAGGCTTGAATCCGGTGGCGATTCTTGAAGAGAGCGGAATTCCGGTGCAGTCAAAGGCCCTCTCGTCCCTGGTGGACTATGATGCGCTTTTTGATTACCGGGAACTGCCTGAACGGATGAAAAAAACAGTGAAAGAATAA
- the rph gene encoding ribonuclease PH, with product MREIRFEVDYIKNPAGSCLACFGDTRVICTATIEGTVPPFLEGKGSGWLTAEYAMLPGSTGGGRKRRDGTKRDGRGVEISRLIGRSLRAAVDLSALGETSIIIDCDVLQADGGTRTAAISGGWVALYRALQTLARLQEKSGPEAYLLGQVAAVSVGYVENQLICDLDYFHDSRAAVDMNVVMRDTSLVEVQGTGEKNVFEREALNRLLDAAEEGIAGIRAAQLKALGGA from the coding sequence ATGCGAGAAATACGATTTGAAGTAGATTACATCAAGAACCCCGCAGGCAGCTGTCTGGCCTGTTTCGGAGACACCAGGGTTATCTGTACCGCTACCATTGAGGGGACGGTACCCCCTTTTCTTGAAGGGAAAGGTTCCGGCTGGCTGACTGCGGAGTACGCCATGCTCCCCGGAAGCACCGGGGGCGGACGCAAGCGCCGGGATGGAACAAAACGGGACGGCCGGGGCGTGGAAATCAGCCGTCTAATCGGACGTTCCCTGCGAGCCGCCGTGGACCTCTCTGCCCTGGGAGAAACGAGTATCATCATCGACTGTGATGTATTACAGGCCGACGGCGGCACCAGAACAGCCGCTATTTCCGGCGGGTGGGTCGCGTTATACAGAGCCCTGCAGACCCTGGCACGGCTCCAGGAAAAATCCGGACCGGAAGCCTATCTTTTGGGGCAGGTTGCGGCGGTAAGCGTCGGCTATGTAGAAAACCAATTGATCTGCGATCTGGATTATTTCCATGATTCCAGGGCAGCTGTCGACATGAATGTCGTCATGCGGGACACATCCCTGGTGGAGGTCCAGGGCACAGGAGAAAAAAATGTCTTTGAACGGGAGGCTCTTAACCGTCTGCTGGATGCTGCAGAAGAGGGTATAGCCGGTATCCGTGCGGCACAGTTGAAAGCTCTGGGCGGGGCTTAA
- a CDS encoding diguanylate cyclase, with product MRKSFFKQVISTLDSPLYITDPSGVILYANPAFTLVTGYEEKEVLGKKSSILKSGRMPQDYYERLWSRLLAKVSWKEEIINRRKDGTEYTALQYITPVCDRRDRILYFAALQYDLTREKELQNEKEIFFNVNIDLFCIVTEHGIIKQANSAWQYILGLDYEALEGRLFQEYVHEEDKESFFETQEKLIRENDLTQVDLRIRKSDEEYNWVSWRIYHDRKKKLFYASGRDVQERVEMEQKIREISNTDPLTGAGNRLKFDGELQKELIRAQRYQLPLAFMLCDIDHFKRINDTYGHYRGDVVLKRFVQIIQDSRRETDQLFRWGGEEFAVLCPHTNTDDAVAFAERIRKLVEGEDFKTEQPVTVSIGVAVFRKDDTGDSLLRRADGALYEAKRTGRNRVLSSE from the coding sequence ATGCGAAAGAGTTTTTTTAAGCAAGTAATCAGTACTCTGGACTCACCTCTTTATATAACCGATCCGTCCGGGGTCATTCTCTATGCAAATCCGGCATTCACGCTGGTAACCGGCTACGAGGAAAAGGAAGTCCTGGGAAAAAAAAGCTCGATTCTGAAATCCGGCAGGATGCCTCAGGACTATTACGAGCGCCTGTGGAGCAGGCTGCTGGCCAAAGTCTCCTGGAAAGAAGAAATCATCAACAGACGGAAGGACGGCACAGAATACACCGCTCTTCAATATATAACTCCTGTATGCGATAGAAGGGACAGGATCCTCTACTTTGCGGCGCTGCAGTACGACCTTACCCGTGAAAAAGAGCTGCAGAACGAAAAGGAGATATTCTTCAACGTAAACATAGATCTTTTTTGCATAGTAACAGAACACGGCATTATTAAACAGGCGAACAGTGCCTGGCAGTATATCCTGGGGCTCGATTATGAAGCCCTGGAAGGACGATTGTTCCAGGAGTACGTTCATGAGGAGGACAAGGAGAGTTTTTTCGAAACCCAGGAAAAACTGATACGGGAAAATGATCTGACTCAGGTGGATCTGCGGATAAGGAAATCCGATGAGGAGTACAATTGGGTTTCCTGGCGGATTTACCATGATCGTAAGAAGAAACTGTTCTATGCCAGCGGCAGGGATGTTCAGGAACGCGTTGAGATGGAACAAAAAATCCGCGAAATCTCGAATACTGATCCATTAACCGGCGCGGGCAACCGGCTGAAGTTTGACGGAGAGCTTCAGAAGGAGCTGATCCGGGCGCAGCGTTACCAATTGCCACTAGCGTTTATGTTGTGTGATATCGACCATTTTAAGCGAATAAACGACACATACGGCCACTACCGGGGAGATGTGGTTCTGAAAAGGTTTGTTCAGATCATACAGGATAGCCGCAGGGAAACCGATCAACTGTTTCGCTGGGGGGGAGAGGAATTCGCCGTTCTGTGTCCTCATACAAACACTGACGATGCTGTGGCCTTCGCAGAACGGATCAGGAAGCTTGTGGAAGGTGAAGACTTTAAAACAGAGCAGCCTGTCACTGTAAGTATCGGGGTCGCGGTTTTCAGGAAAGACGACACCGGGGACTCTCTGCTCCGGCGTGCCGATGGCGCCCTTTATGAGGCCAAGCGAACGGGGAGGAACAGGGTACTATCCTCCGAATAG